gcgatgcggactcgagtcagttatcggtgtctttgagtgttaaataactcagagcccatgaaaaattggaatcaatgagaatgtagcacttgatgaagaactcataagaagttatgcagtttcgtgataatcttgagataccagggggttaatactcgacgacaaatcaaagtagaggttggactggggtattactctgtagaagacaagtgcttaaacttgcacgagaaatggtatttaaaggagaacatggtcggaaaccacgatcataaatgatcaaatcccagatataagatgaacttataccaagggaatagttattatttcaagaagcttccatgataggatctacatcttgtccatgggcatgaacacaaaggttcaaggtcgactcccacttcctcaatgcataaccttccattcacttctcatttttcggAGAAGTTGTAATGTttaaattttatctagcaaaacactggaagagtatgactcgtgaaaattttcgagttcacacatattaaggagggcataggttcaacccatcaaggCATCTTAGGAACGTATACCATCAACTTCAggggtaaataactcaagctcggaggTAGAGCATGGTCgacaaagcagatgatacaatttaccaaaagcattatgtatcaggggaaggtctcacaaagttattgaatatgaaggacgctgacggataaaatccaacaatggacctgatggtccacaaggggtctgacgtgagcatcggtacttaactagaggaagaagaatgcaaggagatcagactatAGAAACAACTGATTAACTCAAATCTCAAAtgcaaggaattatgatttccaaatcaagggactagaagcaatgctctgattagggatggataagtggaatagccttagggtacaatcaacgacaattggattggtcgagatccagctcatgcttaaaatgacgtctgagccggaaagataatttaaaaggatcaactgatgattgcgtgcattcacactcatgttgaatcaataggatcaaaatgacggtgcctaaggatactaacgaatattgccagacatatggaaaacatcgataatgcaagcagacaagtattgcagagcaataagctattaaggatttttggaggatcaaatagtatttcgaagaccaatgtgaaacacatgaacaactcgggatgaacggatactcgataagggcgagaaattatccataggggtattcaggtggcaaggaactgcaaggcagtaggcacaaaatatcCTCGGAACAATAGAAAGGATttcaaggtatcttgtaataacaagatcaactaggaataaaagtaagaatgacaagtgtatgtatttatccatagggatgtttcgatggtagggaattgcaaatgcgacaggcacaaggtctcgagagaatatcgaagAGAATCTTCGAATTCTTCTGGTTCAcggagcaatcatctggagtgaggggttctccgggaggaagtagtaacaagatcctaaagttagattttagtaaattcatttaacccgaaaaggggagagattagagtcccagagtaaagatcaaggagtaaaagatcctaataccacccagatggcgacgtgggcccgtaaggcacacaaccatgttagtaaaaaaattgtaatgtctagactcaacttcggccaaggagtgtggaagggggattcctacaggcagtcggctctgataccaacttgtgacgcccccgattcaatcgtacactaatcatacacgcaaacgtgtacgatcaagatcagggactcatgggaagatatcacaacacaactatacaaataaaataagtcatacaagcatcatattacaagccaggggcctcgagggctcgaatacaagagctcgatcatagacgagtcagcggaagcaacaatatctgagtacagacataagttaaacaactttgccttaagaaggctagcacaaactgggatacatatcgaaagaggcgcatgcctcctgcctgggatcctcctaaactattcctggttgtcgtcagcgggctgcacgtagtagtaggcacctcccgagtagtagtagtcgtcggcgatggtggcgtctggctcctgggctccaacgtctggttgcaacaatcggatataggaaatgggaaaaagggggagaaaagcaaccgtgagtactcatccaaagtactcgcaagtaaggagctacactgcatatgtatgcattggtatcaaatggaataaggctatcatatgtggactgaactgcagaatgccggaataagagggggatagctagtccttttgaagactacgcttctggtaacctccatcttgcagcaggagaagagagtagatggtaagttcaccaagtagcatcgcatagcataatcctaaccgatgatcctcccctcgtcgccatgtgagagagcgatcaccggttgtatctggcacttggaatggtgtgttttattaagtatccggttctagttgtcataaggtcaaggtacaactccgggtcgtccttttaccgagggacacggctattcgaatagatcaacttccctgcaggggtgcaccacataacccaacacactcaaTCCCATCTgggcagacacactttcctgggtcatgtccggcctcggaagatcaacacgtcgcagccctacctaggcacaacagagaggtcagcacgccggtctaaatcctatggcacaggggtctaggcccatcgcccattgcacacctgcacgttgcgtatgcggccggtgagcagacctagcaacctccattataaaggagttgcgttacgcggtccaacccggtgtgcgccactcagtcgctgacgtcacgaaggcttcggctaataccacgacgtcgagtgcccataactgtccccgcgtagatggttagtgcgtataggccagtagccagactcagatcaaataccaagatctcgttatgcGTGTTATTTTGAACTAACCAcggacgctgaccagggccaggcccacctctctcctaggtggtctcaacctaccctgtcgcttcgccacaaagatccactcagagggccgtcgggacaaacgtcctttcggacccaatccatgaatcactcgcgggtactcctacgagccgacccgtctttagtcaccacaagtatcatatataaagtatatagtatatacccgtgatcacctcccgagtgatcacgacccgatagtatagcatggcagacggacaagaatgaagggccactgatgataaactagcatcatatactaagcattaggattgcaggtaaaggtatcaacagttgtagcaacaatgataggctatgcatcatgataggattaacggaaagtggtaacatgctacactactctaatgcaagtagtatagagagtagagtaggcgatatctggtgatggggggggggcttgcctggttgctctggcaagagagaggggtcgtcaacaccatagtcgtactgggtagcagcggcattggtctcggtgtctagcgagagaagagggggaaagaaacaataaatattaagcaaactttTGCAtaccgatgcatgacaagacaagtatcggtgctaggggtgccctaacgcggtatgaggtgataccggtgaaggagggaaacatccgggaagtattcccggtgtttcgcgttttcggacagatgaaccggaggtgaaatgttgcaggttcgctatgttagggatgtgtggcggacgaacgggttgcgtatccggaatcgtctcgtcgttctgagcaacttccatgtacaaagtttttccatttgagctacggtttattttatattaattttaaaagatttaaatcatttttagaatttatttaattaatttaatcaacattatccagaacagtgcacgctgacaTCGGCAGTCAACAAagaagttgactggtcaactgacgtgtgggtcccattcgtcattgGCTGTTtatctaattagggtttaattaaactaactagttaattacattaattaaacatgattaattaacttaattaattaattaattttctttttttttgttcgcAGGTGGGCCCCTTTTGTCATTGGCCTAGGGGCATAGTGGGCGCAACGGGTGTCGGGCACCAGCCCGAGCGGTTCAGGCGTGCGGGCGAAGCCGGCGACGGGCGCCAGCCCGCCCCCGTCAGGGCGCTGCGGGGCTAGGCGCCCATTAGGGCAGCGGCGAGGCGCGTGGCATGGATGCTCCAGGGGCGCGCGACGCACGAGCCGGACGTGGCGACCGCGGTGCGGGGGCGCGTCCGGGCACGGACTGTGGCCAGGGTGTGCGGCGACAGGGCGACAGTGGNNNNNNNNNNNNNNNNNNNNNNNNNNNNNNNNNNNNNNNNNNNNNNNNNNNNNNNNNNNNNNNNNNNNNNNNNNNNNNNNNNNNNNNNNNNNNNNNNNNNNNNNNNNNNNNNNNNNNNNNNNNNNNNNNNNNNNNNNNNNNNNNNNNNNNNNNNNNNNNNNNNNNNNNNNNNNNNNNNNNNNNNNNNNNNNNNNNNNNNNNNNNNNNNNNNNNNNNNTGGGCGCGGCCAGGGGCGCGCGTGAGCGCGACCACACGGCGGTGAGCACGAGCGACGGCCGGAGCTCGCTAGCGCGGCAACAGGCGAACGCGTGCGGGACGGCGCCGGCGCGCGTGGCACGAGGCCACGGCCGTGAGCGCATGCGCGCGGGAGACAGGAGAAGGAGAGGGGAGGCGGAGGCTCATGGGGCCGTAAGGAGaaggcagtgggctcggggaggagtCGGGGAGGTCCGTCGAGGCAGCACCGGCGACGAGGACGGGGAACGCCGGCGACGGAGAGGATGACGGTGATGGCGTCCGTCAATGGGTCGCAGGGACGAGCGGCGGGGTCGATCCCGCGAGGGAGAGGCGCGGGAGGTCGTGGCGAAGCCCATGGCAGAGGGGCGATGCGAGGACGACGACCTTGGTACGGGGCGAAGGAGACAGTCCTCCGGCGCGGGTGCACTCGCCGGGGCCGTCGGGAGCACTGGGGGATGCGGTTGGGATGGAGGGGCGCCGACGGGGAAGGGGCCCATCACGGCAGTGGTGGCGGAGGCGGGCGCagccccccgatccagatcgtgaCGGGAGAGAAGACGAGGGAGCGAGTGGGGAGTGGGGAGTGGGGAAACGTGGGGGGGTTAGCGGCACTAGGGTTCCAGGGGCGTGGGGTTAAGTGAGTGAGGGgggtggctgggccggcctggtgggctgAGCCGactgggccgtggcccagtggggggttcctttttatttgttttgttttatttccacttttttcagttttattttagttacactttattttcagtttagtaaaatatgacaatagctccGAAAATAGTGTATCAAAATAACTCACTAACCTAAAAGTTTATACCTCAAAATAAAATAGTTCATCATTTTATAAAATATCAAAGGCGCATATTCAATCGTTTCAACTACCGTTTTAATCATTTTAGAgtattaaaacattttataaaagtggggctTCTTCACCACAATTAACCTTGTATTACTTGGCACAACTCGGACATTTTAATtttaagtttgaaaacttttgttgtttgcctctattttgaatttgaatttgaatcggttcgaactaacgtgagattagcaacagtaatcgaggtgacgtggcatcattagcaaaggttactgtagcttgattatccggacgTCACATATGACAAAATGACTTTCGTCGCAACTCTTTTTCAGATTTCGATCCAGTTTGTGCTTACTGCCCGACAGAAACTGAGAGGATGTTAAAGTATATCTTTGTATTGTTGTTTTGTATGAAATATTAATATTGTGTGATTCAGTTGTGATTTCACTTGGCCTCCAATAATATCAACATGATGGCCGCCCCTAGTGTGGCCTTTTGGCCTAAACATCCTCGTTTACTCTATCACTTATATTCTTTAGTAGAAGAGATCACCGGATAGAGTACTGCTTCATACGTTCACTATTACAAGATGTTCTGACTTTTTTCTGATTcgaatgtatatagatatattttaatgtgtttattcacatagaagtatgtaGTAGGTCATATTAACACCCGAGGCTACAAAAGGAGTACGTCCAGGAAATTTGGACCTTTCCACGAGGAAGAAGCCGTCCATTTTAGACGTGCTCCAGGCCCTTCCAGCCGCCGCCCGCGTCCGTCTCCGCGGTCGACGTGGACCAACTCCCGCGGTCGCGTCGCATCGACGGCCGCTACGCCCCAACGCCAGCCGACCCCTTCCTCGTGGCCGTCCGATCGCCCCGCCGAATATCCCTCGGTTCCTCGTGCCACGACCCGCACCTTCCCGGAAAAGGACGAGACATTTTACATCCAACCCCCTTTACAACCTCCTATTACCCTTGACAACGTTCAGTCACGTATCCAGTGCACGTGACAAGGGCTAACATGGGAATATGGTTCTTAGAGGGGCTCCCCGGTGAACGCGGAAAGGAGGGAACCCGAAACTTATTGAACCCTTTTTCGGCCTCGGCtggggtgggaggagagagagaacgGAGCAAACGACGCCGAGCCGGAGCACGCGTTCtacgcccctctccctctccctctctctcacgggAGGCGAGTGCGAGggcggaggcgaggcgaggcgcgggGGGTCGGATTTGGGGATCCGCCGCGGGGAGCGTTGCTTGTCCGGCCTCTCCGTCCCCTCCAGGTTTCGTGGGAGGCGCGGGGGCTCCGGGCCGGTTGGTCTTTGATCCCGCGTCCCCGGATCAGCAGGGATCGCGCGCGGATCCTAGGCCGGCCTCGGTCGCCGCTCTCGCCCCGGAGTTCTCCCTGATCCGTCGGACAGGTATGGTGATTTTATTCAGCTTTCCTTTTTTGGTGTAGTATGAGAGTTTTTTTTTCTCGTGAATGTGAGTTGGTTAGTGACGATTTTGGTGATTTTGCTGGGAGGGGAGGGGTGGTGAATCCTTTTCAGGCAGAGATTGCTGCTCAGCAAATTTTAGTATGCATGACGTCTGAATTGTTACACGGTTGGGATAGTTGATGCCTACCTTGTGGNNNNNNNNNNNNNNNNNNNNNNNNNNNNNNNNNNNNNNNNNNNNNNNNNNNNNNNNNNNNNNNNNNNNNNNNNNNNNNNNNNNNNNNNNNNNNNNNNNNNNNNNNNNNNNNNNNNNNNNNNNNNNNNNNNNNNNNNNNNNNNNNNNNNNNNNNNNNNNNNNGGGGGGGGAGTGGCATTGATTTGTGCCTTTGTTGCGTTAATTGCCCGCTACAGGTGGGAATCTGGTCGCTTCGGCACTGTCCTGTTCATCAGCTTACGTATATGTGCCTGCTATCATGAGGGCATTTTGTGTTGATTTGATAGTTTTGTGAATATATGCGAATGCTGCAACTTCCGGGTGCTGATTTGAGTGATAATGTTCTTATTTAGCTGCCATAAAGCTAACTTGAAGGTATTCCAGAGCGATATGTAGAATGTGATTTATAATGTTTTGCAATGCTAGTGTAATTATCATGAACTCACCTACAGGGTAAAAGCCATCAAGTTGATGAAGAATTCTACTTGTTGTTTAGGTCTCTTCTGAACAGCTGGTGGTGTTATTGCATAGCTGATTCATTTTACTTTTGCTCTTATTGACAGATCACTATATAATCCTCGTCCTACATCCACACGCTTGAAAGGCTTCATATATATTCATCTTAGCATGAAGCACGATCGGTTAATTTTCGCCAATATTGGTCATGCCGGGGGATACATGTACCAGTATCCACCAGAGTTTCCAATGTCCCATGATCTTGGGCTGAGTTTGGTAACACATCTCGGAAGATTGTTGGGGAGTTCTTTGCAACATCGCAGGGAGATCTGTTCTTCGGGAAATGTGAAGGCTCAGGAAGCATTCATTTGCCTCAGGAAGTTTGCCAGAGCTTTCTTCTTCTGGTTTTCTAGAGCGTATGACCCCAAGAGTCCCCACGGGTTTTCACATATAAAGCGAGTGACTTCTGGTGTGCAAAATTTGGTGGGATCGCAGTTTGCTTCTCTAAAAGAAGGGCATGCTGTACAGCTGTTGTTAGCCAGACTTGCACAGGCAACCGTTGGACGAATGTGGAATGACATTGAGCAGCAACATGCCAGCAATCTTCTTACTATGGCTGGTTTTGCTGCTATCGTACCACCATTTGAAAACATGTAGGCCTCAATACCAATTATTTGCCCATCATGTGTTCTACTTTCCCTTTTATATTTTTGTTCGCGTTCACGACTTTTCTACTGTATTTCTTGGAAATGCTTACCTCTCATTTTATATCTGTATGAATGTACAAGATCTCCGAAGATGCTTGCAGAGTTGATAACGTTTGGAAATGTTGATGGTTATATCAACATGCCAGCAGAGCAGCCTTGTTTGGACACTAAGCGGCTAAGTTGTTCTTCTGTTGCTGTGCCAACTACGATCTTTCAAGAAGACGCAGTTGAACCAAAAACTGGAATCAAGTTCCCTGCATTCCTTGAAGATGACTCCTGTCCAGCTACAACGGTATACACCCCTTATTTTTAGGAGCTTCTTATGTCATACTGCAGAGTTGTTTTCTTTAACAATGTAGAGTTAAGATTGGACATAAGTCTAGGATAAGTATTACATCGACTAACCAAGACACTTGGTATACTCGGTTATTCCGTGGATGGATTCATGTGACAGTTCATTGATAACTAATGCTTTACTTCTCAACTTTCTAAGTCATTTGTCCTCCCTTGGTTTGTTGATGACTTCATGTGACAGTTCATTGAAAACTAAATTGCAGGTCCTCGTTGGGGTGGGTTTCAAAGGCATGAAAATAATGAGGGTCAAAAATCTGAACCTGTACGCTTTTGGTTTATGTAAGTAAACTGTTTGAAAAGTGATTAGGTTGTTTGTATCCATTTACCAGTAAAATTTGTTTATCCGGCATTCCTCTATTGATTACTGACGATACCATGCCCTCGTAGATATGCAACCGAATTCTATTTGCGAGAAGCTGGGTCCTAAGTATGCTTCAGTTCCAACCACCAACCTGAAGGATGACCCAGATTTCTATGATGATCTTCTGAGGTATGCTCTCCATTGATATGTCACTGACCCAGTGTTACACTCACACATTCTCTGAAGTGCATAAGCTTAGCATGTGCTATTATGGTGTCACAAACTTATCTTGTCGAGCAAGGTCATAAGGATTCTTCTTTAAGCTGGATATATGTTATTGTGGTAGTTGGTTTCTGGTTGTACTGCATGTTGCTATCAGTTGGTATCTTGTTGTCAGGATTTCTGCTTGTACATTTTCATGGCAGCAGATGGGGCACAATTCACCCACATGTCCATATATATCACTAAATCCTCATAAGGAACATTTAGTGGTTGTTTATCTACTATGTGTTCATCATGGAAATATGATAAGAAAGTTGGGACCTTTTTTATTTTACGGATTTCATAGGATTTCGGTAGGATTCCAATCTGTAGAAAATTTTCCTGCACAGGCACTTTGGATCATAGGTGTTGGTTCCAGATTCCAATTTATTGGTTTCCTGTGCCCCAATTCATAGGAATTGCAACGCCCATTCCAAGTTTCCGACCTCTTTTTCCCACTCATTCTCGTAGGATCGATGTACTTTTCTCTTGTTGTATAGCTGAACGTTTGTGCCTACCATTTTCATGTTTTTTCAGTTCTCTGTTTTGTGCTTACATTCTGTTAAAAGTCTGTGTTTTTCATTCTTGCAATCCAAAGTGGACCTTCATACTTCTTCTACATTCTATGATCCTCTGGTTCTAATAACATATGTGTTGTCATTTTTCCAGGGAAAACCTTCATATCAGAGTTAGGTTGGTAGTCAACTACAAAGGCCTTAGCATTGGTGCAGTGAGAGAGTAAGTAGTATGATCTTATTTTGCTGGCATGAATCTCTTACACATATCTATCATGTACTCCAGACTGAACCGGCATTCCTTTTATTCGTTGCAGTGTATTCGAGAAGTCACTTGGCCTGCGTTTGCGAAAGGTCCTTGCTGTTTCAGATGCCACTTCACTTCTCTTACTAGTCCTATAGACTTATGTGAGATTTTGCATTTTACAGATAAATCCCGACACTGACTATCATTGCTTGAAGACCTTTGCTTCTTACTTCACTAAAGATATCCCTATACCTGCTGTAAGGCTCAACACACTAGTTTGTAGTCGGTAACTTTCAGACTTTAGTGGTTAAATTAATGCTATTTGCAGGGCACAAAGATCGACTTCTGCCAAACGTCTGACGGTCAGCTAATAACAGAAAGTAAGTACCTCAGGCCGTGGCTGCTGAGTCGATTTATTTGTTTCGGGATGTTCTCTATGTAATATCGAGTGTATCTTGACAAGAAAGTTTGCTTGCAGTTGATGGCAGGCAGATCAGTGCTGTTCAGAGCAAAGACCTTTGCAGTAAGTATATGTTTCCCTAGCCAAAATTTTGGTAGCTACCATTATTTGCACCCTTGGTGTCTCCACTTTGAACATCCATTAGTAATATGTTGCACCTGAAGAAGTGCTTCTTCCTATGACAAAGCAACTTGGTGATACTGTACATGTTTGCTGCTTGTAATTTTGAACCAAGTCATTTTCTACACGCAGGGGCTTTCTTCGACATGTACATTGGCGATTCGCCCGTCTCGCTAGAGGCCAAAAGGGAAGTCGCCCGGAACGTCGCCGGGCTCATGGGCAGATGTGGCGGGTGAGACAGGGCCCCGCTGGGTCAGAGAATTCTTTCGTTCTTCCGTTACAGCATGTGGATAGGAGAAAACTAGGCGAGGATCGTTGCGTCGTGTACATACGCTGAGAGATCTGGTAACCTGTAAAGTGGAAAGGGCGATGTTGTATTGTTGTAACACACACATGGGAGATGGGCATCTGCCTGCTGTGCAAGGCGCCTCCGTCCCCATTTGGATGGAGCTCTTGCCTTTTTGTAGATGAGGAGTTGAGGATGCTTCTCCCATGATGAAAGAAAATATACAAGCCTGCAGGTCTTTCCGTTGGTGGCTTGCTGCCGTGAGTCTTTGCAATGCGATGTGCCT
This portion of the Triticum dicoccoides isolate Atlit2015 ecotype Zavitan chromosome 7A, WEW_v2.0, whole genome shotgun sequence genome encodes:
- the LOC119330321 gene encoding fatty-acid-binding protein 2-like; the protein is MKHDRLIFANIGHAGGYMYQYPPEFPMSHDLGLSLVTHLGRLLGSSLQHRREICSSGNVKAQEAFICLRKFARAFFFWFSRAYDPKSPHGFSHIKRVTSGVQNLVGSQFASLKEGHAVQLLLARLAQATVGRMWNDIEQQHASNLLTMAGFAAIVPPFENISPKMLAELITFGNVDGYINMPAEQPCLDTKRLSCSSVAVPTTIFQEDAVEPKTGIKFPAFLEDDSCPATTVLVGVGFKGMKIMRVKNLNLYAFGLYMQPNSICEKLGPKYASVPTTNLKDDPDFYDDLLRENLHIRVRLVVNYKGLSIGAVRDVFEKSLGLRLRKINPDTDYHCLKTFASYFTKDIPIPAGTKIDFCQTSDGQLITEIDGRQISAVQSKDLCRAFFDMYIGDSPVSLEAKREVARNVAGLMGRCGG